aataaagaagagcaaaaaacaaggaaattgatAATtgagaagatcaatgaaacaaagggctggttctttgaggaaaaaaaaaaactggtaaaaaTGACAAACCTCTAGCTGACAAAGACAGACCTCTagctgacagagagagagagggagaaatacaATTTGCcaacagaaatgaaacaggagctATCATACAGACCCTACAGatatcaaaaggataataagaaaTATTATGAACACACATAAATTCAACCACTTAGATGAAATGgtccaatttctcaaaaaacaCAGCTACAACAATTCACTcagtatgaaatagataatttaaaTAGACCTGTTAAGTATTaagtatttgtaattttaaaactcccagaaAGTAATCTACGGGCCCAgtttttcactggagaattctaccacattagtcaaggttctcaagaaaaacagagctaataGACTATATACAGATACGCATAATAGAAGATTTAtcataggaattggctcatgcagtcatagaggccaagaagtcccacaatctgccaTTTGCAAACTGGAGAACCAAGAAAGCCGATGGTGTAATTCAGTACAGACTGCCcactggggagaggtgggggccAGGCTGAGTGTGCTGGGATGGGAGAAAGGGGAGGATGCCGCCACTGCAGTAGGGGAAAGGCAGGCCTTGGGGATGTGATGGCTACTTCTGGGGAGCTGAACactgggtgggagatggggaacAGGCTAATCTCCTAGCTGGGGGCACTCTTCTTTCAGTTCCTCTTTTTCTAGACCCTTGCTTCTTGgagttacacacacacaattcaccCCAAACGCACCTAGTCACCTCCACCAGCCAAATCCTTCTCTACCAGCTCCTGCCCAATCTCCTCCTACGGGAAGCTCTGCTGGACCAGGACAGCATCAGAACTCCCCTTCCTATGGTCACTCAGCACTAACTGGAGGGATGTTGGAGCATCGGTCCCACCTTGGCTCATGCTGCTGTTTCTAGACAGGAGGCTCAggaatggaggaggaggagacaagCATTGTGCTTGGAGCCCCCAAGCCTCACCCTCCTCTCACCAACTCCCACAGTACTCTCCATTAAAAAACAGCTTCATCCCACCCTCATTCCCACTCTCTGGGGACACACATACCACACGAACACACACTGCGGCCCCCCCACCCAGCACCATTGtggtttttaacagctttattgatacaatttacataccatacaacTCACAATTTAAACTGTACTATTCAATGGTTTTTTAGTATCATCACAGAGCTATGCAACCATCAACACAATCAATTGTGtcattagaacattttcatcaccccaaaaagaaaccctgttccCATTAGCAGTTAGTCCCCATTTTCTCCCAACACCACCACCGCAGCACCACCACCGATCTACtttctatttttatagattttcctactctggatctttttttttttggctgcgttgggtctttgctgctgagtgcgggcgagcaggggctactcttcattgccgcgcAGAGGtctctcattacagtggcttctcttgttgtagagcatgggctctaggcgctcgggcttcagtagttgtggcacgtgggctctagagtacaggctcagtagttgtggtgctcgggcttagttgctctgcggcatgtgggatcttcccagaccagggctcgaacccgtgtcccctgcattggcaagtgggttcttaaccactgcgccaccagggaagtcctggatcatttttataagtgaaatcatataatacGCCATCCTTTGCAACTGGTATCTCTCACTTatcataatgtcttcaaggttcatccacgttgtaacaCATATCAGAACtttattcctttctatggctgaatgatattgcacGTATAGATACActcctttttgtttattcattcatcaactgACATTTAGGACATTTCCACTTTCAggctattaggaataatgctgctatgaacactcgtGCACAAGTTTTTCGTGTGAAcgtacattttcatttctcttgggtaaatacctaataatggaattgctgggtcctatggtaattctacctTGTGAGGAACTGTCAGACTGTTTTCAAAAGCAGCTGCAGCATTTTACAATGCCACCAGCATTGTCggagggttccaatttttccacatcctctgcaACACTTGTTATCatctttttgattctagccatcctcATAGGTATGAAGTTTTAtctctgtatgttttttttttaagatttttttgatgtggaccatttttaaagcctttattgaatttgttacagtattgcttctgttttatgttttggttttttggccatgaggcatgtgggctctcaactccccaaccagggatcgaacccacaccccctgcattggaaggaaaagtcttaaccactggaccgccagggaaatccctctttgtagttttgatttgcatttacctaatgaCTAATGGTGTCAGACAACTTTGCATGTGCaccttggccatttgtatgtcttccttgtcTATTCCAAATGTCTACTCagatcctttgaccatttttttaattgggttatttgtctttttattattgagttgtaaggaCCATGGATGATATTGAGCAAAACGCTGATTGAAGCTATTTGCCCAGCGTCCCTGAAGTTTGGCCCCTGGGCAAGAAGCTTTCTGTCTTGCTGGCCTCATCTCCTCACAGCCCTGCCCAGCACATCCACCTCATTCAGGCTCAGGAACAAGGTGCCTCTTCCTGCCCACCACCCCCCACACCCCGAACCCAAGCAGCTCAGAACAAACCCctcttcacagatgaagaaaccaagtccAGGTGGGAAaggacttgctcaaggccacaggaCTGATAAGAGTGGAGCTGGACTCCACCTCAGGTCTGTCCAATTAAACCCTCCACCTTGTCCACACTGTTTCTCTACCCACTGGTTTGTCTGGTCGTGGCTGTTTTCTGGTTTGCAGTACACATACGTTTCCTCCGTTCTCATCAATGCCCTGTGAGGTAGGTCATGTAGGCAACAGTCTCCTCATTTGGCAGAGGAGGAAATGTAGGTTAAGAGAGGGGACGTGACTTTCCTCAGCCTCACAGGTAGCAAGAGATAGAGCTCAGGGCAAAACCAGCAGGAAGCCCACTCTCAGGACAAAAGCATGTGATTTCAGGCACCCACCCTATACGCAGCCACACTGCCCAAGTGTTCTGCCTCTCCTCCGACCCAAAGCCACGCCACTAACCAGGAAACTGCAGCAGCCAGCAGTCCACTGGATGGACCTGGGCTTCAAGAACTTGCTCCGGGGCAGCCCCCGCCCAGCACCAGCGGGGCCCTCTGGCTGGgcactcccagccctgcccaaccCAGCCCCAACAGGCCCAGCCCAAGACCTTTGCCCCTGCGAGAAGTAGGACCCTGGTTTCCATGGGCCTCTGGCCCTGTTTACCTCACCCCAGGGCTTTGACCCTTACGGAGGAAGACATAGGCTACATGCCTGTATTTGAGAGATGTGGGGCAAACCAGAAAAACCCCTAGGCCTGGTTTGATGGGGTTTCTCATCTCgcctggaagtgccctaggttccgACTAGATTCCAAAAGCATGTGACAGAGTAGTGTCCCATTATCAGTCATTTATGCCAGGAGGAGGGCCTCCAGGCAGACAAGGTTGCAGGAATGCAAGAAAGTGATGTTTTTGCATGAACTTTCTAAATCAACTTTCTCTTGAGGACCCAGCACCGTTCTGGGCACTGGAGATACGGCAGTTAATAAAACCAGCAGAAACCCTTGCCCGTTTGGGGACCTTCTGGATGTCCCAGTGGAGTTGACATactagagcagagagagagagaataaaaaataagtaagaaaaatatAGAGTATGATGGACAGTGTTAAATgctaaaaaagaatgtaaagtatAAAAAGGGGACAGGACATAGTGGGGTGAATAGCTgcgattttatgtatttatttggccgccccacatggcttgcgggatcttagttcccccaccagggattgaacctgggccactgcGGTGAAAGCagggagtcctaacccctggactgatGGGGAATTCCcagctgtgattttattttttaatttttttaaataaatttattttatttatttacttttggctgcattgggtcttcgttgctgcgcgcgggcttcttcattgcggtggcttctcttgttgcagagcatgggctctaggcacgcaggcttcagtagttgtggcacgtgggctcagtagttgtggctcacgggctctagagtgcaggctcagtagctgtggcgcacgggcttagttgctccgtggcatgtgggatcctcctggatcagggatggaacccgtgtcccctgcattggcaggcagattcttaaccacttcgccaccagggaagtcccagctgtgATTTTAACTAGTGTGGTTAGGGAAGGCCTGGCTGggaacaaaaacatgaaaggtgAAAGGAGTGAGCCATGTGGTCTCTGCAATGTCCCAGGCAGAGGACACGGCAAGAATGAGGGCCCTGAGATGAGGGGAAGCGAGGAAGGTGGGGGACAGACCCTCCAAGGCCAACTCTGCAGGGCTCTAAGCAGGGCGAGGGATAGCCCAGGTGTGGGAGCAAGGCTATTGCAGGTAATGTCTCTGACTTCCCACTTTTGCCTGGATCAAACCTCTTTCACCACCGTTTCATTAAGGTGGATCCCGGTTctgactcccccacccccacccgcccccgGCTCAGCGGGAGAGAGGACCAGGGCTCTGTGAAGGGAAGGGACTCAATGGGGGCGGCTCTGGGAGGCGAGAGCAGCTCAGCTAAAGGGATCCGGGGTCACTGCGAGTGTTAAGAGCTGAGAGCTGGAGAGGGGCTAGAGAATCTGAGTTCAGCACTGGCTCAGGGGTGTCTTCTGGGCGTCTTTGCGGGTGGTCCCTGGCTTCCGCCGAGTCCAGACGTCCAGGGCTGGCAACGCCATGGGCCTGGATCAGACCGGGATCCTGCGCTGGGAGCGCTGCCTCAGAGGCCAGACGGACCGAGGAGCAGGTGCGCAGCTCCCGGGGCAGCGGCCCACTCTGGGAAAACAGCCGCGGCCACGCCGACAGTGGGCCCTCCCTGTCCCCGCGGATCCCTGGCAGCTGGCAGCGCCCGCTTCCCCACGCCTTCCGTGCCAACGGCGCTGAAAATgcgggaggtgggagggggagtgTCCAGCACTTTGTGCTTTTCACCCCACACCCCGTAGAATTCGTTTCCGAGCAGTGGGGAACCAGGAGCGAGGGGCGGGGGCGCAGGTCTCGGCCCCGCCCTCTCTTGGCACCCCCCATCCCCGCGCCGTGAGCCACTCCTGGCCAAGTCCTTCCTCCCAGGGCGCTTAGTGAAGGTGGGAAGAGGGGCCACGTCACTGTCCCCAGGCCCGGGAGAGGGCGgctccgcccctccctcccccgccggAGCGCTGGGCCCGGATCGAAGACTAAcctgccccagcccagggccagccCAGTCGCTGCCGCCCGCCTACAAAGCCACAGGCAGGTGCAGGCGCAGCCGCTGCGCGAACGGGCAGAGCGGACCCTTTAGGGCGCGCGCCATCCGTGTGTCTTTCCGTCGGTCCATCAATTCGGGCGTCAGTCCGTCGGCGCACCGCCGCTCCCACCCAGGCCCCAGCGGCCCCGGCCCCTCGTCGTCCCGCACCCGGAGCCGCCCGCCAGTGACGGCCTTGGAGCGGCAGCCATGTCCATGGGCCTGGAGATCGCGGGCACCTCGCTGGCCGTCATGGGCTGGCTGAGCACCATCGTGTGCTGCGTGCTGCCCATGTGGCGCGTGACGGCCTTCATCGGCAGCAGCATCATCACGGCGCAGATCACCTGGGAGGGCCTGTGGATGAACTGCGTGGTGCAGAGCACGGGCCAGATGCAGTGCAAGGTGTACGACTCGCTGCTGGCGCTGCCGCAGGACCTACAGGCGGCCCGCGCCCTCATCGTCATCGCCATCCTGCTGGCCGCCTTCGGGCTCCTTGTGGCGCTCGTGGGTGCCCAGTGCACAAACTGTGTGCAGGACGAAACAGCCAAGGCCAAGATCACCATCGTGGCGGGCGTGCTCTTCCTGATGGCCGCCTTGCTCACCCTCGTGCCGGTGTCCTGGTCGGCCAACACCATCATCCGGGAATTCTATAACCCGTTGGTGCCAGATGCACAGAAGCGCGAGATGGGCTCCGCCCTGTACGTGGGCTGGGCGGCCGCGGCGCTGCAGCTGCTGGGGGGAGCGCTACTCTGCTGCTCGTGCCCGCCGCGCGAGAAGAAATACACGCCCGCCAAGATCCTCTACTCGGCGCCGCGCTCCAACGGCCCGGGCACCGGCACCGGCACAGCCTACGACCGCAAGGACTACGTCTGAGTGAGCAGCCGCGGGAAGCCTCTACCACTCCCACGAGATGGCGCGCCCACCAGTCCTGCGTGCGGCCTTGCATCGGAGACCAGCCCACCCAGATGCCAGGCAACTCTCTCGCTGGACTGGGAGGGGACCTCCCGGCACCCCCTTCCCCAGCTGCCACCCCTCCTCGGGCCAGGGAGCGGGATTGCGGAGTCCAGGGGCCAACCAGCATGGACCATGAAACCTTGCCCCTCCGGAGCGCGGAGCTGGGGTGACTGCCGCTACTTGTTCGCCCCGTCGGGCTGCGGCCTGACAGCCTTCGTTGAGCAGGGACCCGCGGTCTTGAAAAGGGCCACttgatatttttcaataaaaacctTTCGTTTTGCAGTTGCCTGTGCCTCCTTGTCCCGAGCGCGGACAGGCCTCCACCTCCCTGCAGAGCTCTCCCCGCAAGGGCTGGCCTTGGCTGGATTCTGCTCTCCCACTGCCCGGGATGAAGCTTAGAGAGGGACCGAGTTTCGGTAGCCGAGAAAGTGGGGTTGTAAACCGAGCTGGGTGCTCACTAGCTAGTTGGTCTTTTGGCCTGTTCCCTGGGGATTCAGACGATGAAGCCCCAATCTGGAGGGGCGGGCATGAGCGCTTCCGGgcatgggggaggtgggaggaggatgTCAGGGACCCCCTTCCCCAGGGCTTGTGCCTGGAGCACCCGCCCTCCACAGCGCTTCCGCACACCTGAATCTCCCCTGTGGTGTGTGAAAGAGCACATTCAATGCTATGATTTCATATTtgggaaaggagaacaaaaagatCTATTGTTTTggtaaaacacaccaccaaaggAAGCTGAGTGGAATCTTCTCACCAGGAGAAGAGATGAGAGAGGGGCCTCATTTTCTTCCTGAAACCcttgagggagggaaagaggcgGGGGGACTCAGAACTCTCTGGTGACATTCTAATGCTAAGGTAAACAAGGTTTGGAAGCACTTGTGTCTTGGAGAAGGTATAAGAGGTTCAGGCAGTGGGAAAGGGGGCTGGAGTGCAGAGCCAGGAAAGTGGAATTCCAATGGCTGGGTAGATAGCAAGGTGAGGGGGGAAGTAGCAATGGGGCCCTGGGCCCAGAAGAGGCCAAGTCATGGAGAATCTCGTGTGCAGAATTACAGATTTTGGACCCTCATCTAATGTTATGGGAATCATGGGAGGGATGTACCTGGTCAAATTTACACTCTAAAATAACCTCTCCAGCTGCCCCTGCAGAACTGGGACTCAAGGAGGCACATGAAGGCAGGAGACCATCTTAGAGGCTGTGCAGCTGTACCCGTGTGAGATGAtgcagcccagaaataaagcagGGACAGTGGGGTGGGGGACCAGGCCTGACAGGGAGGGGGCGCTGTAAAAGAAGCAAGATGAGCTGGGCTGGAGAACCATTTGGATAGGCGGGGTGAGGGAGTGGAGAGCTAGGATAACCCCAATTTTCTGCCTTAGGTCACTGACTGGCTGGTGGTGGTACCATTTACCAAACTAGGACCAGTTTGCTGGGGGAAGATGATGGTTTCACTTGTGAGTGAACGGAGTTTGGCAAGCCTGTGGGACCTCCAGGCAGAGACGTCCAGGAAGTGACTGGACATACATAGAGATCTG
The sequence above is a segment of the Orcinus orca chromosome 16, mOrcOrc1.1, whole genome shotgun sequence genome. Coding sequences within it:
- the CLDN3 gene encoding claudin-3; its protein translation is MSMGLEIAGTSLAVMGWLSTIVCCVLPMWRVTAFIGSSIITAQITWEGLWMNCVVQSTGQMQCKVYDSLLALPQDLQAARALIVIAILLAAFGLLVALVGAQCTNCVQDETAKAKITIVAGVLFLMAALLTLVPVSWSANTIIREFYNPLVPDAQKREMGSALYVGWAAAALQLLGGALLCCSCPPREKKYTPAKILYSAPRSNGPGTGTGTAYDRKDYV